From a region of the Streptomyces tirandamycinicus genome:
- a CDS encoding TauD/TfdA family dioxygenase, whose amino-acid sequence MPTWELNPGRPALTRVPVTADLAEACEWLRQHEAELTAALHEHGTIFLRGLPVARSADVAAVRDVLIPEPTPYREKATPRSDYGNGVFSSTDLPPAQSIRMHNENSYTLTFPGRLLFACLTAPEEGGATPTADVREVLARLPGHLVERGRSSGWILTRSYSDYVSLGWRTAFGTEERADVERYCRRNGIAWQWQPDGNLRTSQLRSATVHHPVTGEEVWFNHLAFWNEWSLDPDIREAMVDEFGPDGLPFNTGFGDGEPLSREDVDALNAAYDAATVRETWQAGDVMLVDNLLCAHGRDPFRGDRRIAVAMGRPVDLLDCRPTVHPTAAVPA is encoded by the coding sequence ATGCCCACCTGGGAACTGAACCCGGGCCGACCGGCCCTCACCCGTGTGCCGGTCACCGCCGACCTCGCCGAGGCCTGCGAGTGGCTGCGGCAGCACGAGGCCGAGCTGACCGCCGCCCTGCACGAGCACGGCACGATCTTCCTGCGCGGGTTGCCGGTGGCGCGGAGCGCGGACGTCGCCGCCGTCCGCGACGTACTGATCCCCGAGCCCACCCCGTACCGGGAGAAGGCCACCCCCCGCAGCGACTACGGCAACGGCGTCTTCTCGTCCACCGACCTGCCGCCCGCCCAGTCGATCCGGATGCACAACGAGAACAGCTACACCCTGACCTTCCCCGGCCGGCTGCTCTTCGCCTGCCTGACCGCCCCCGAGGAGGGCGGCGCCACCCCGACCGCCGACGTCCGCGAGGTCCTCGCCCGGCTCCCCGGCCACCTGGTGGAGCGGGGCCGGTCCTCCGGCTGGATCCTCACACGCAGCTACTCGGACTACGTCTCGCTCGGCTGGCGCACCGCCTTCGGCACCGAGGAACGAGCCGACGTCGAGCGGTACTGCCGTCGCAACGGCATCGCCTGGCAGTGGCAGCCGGACGGCAACCTGCGCACCAGCCAGCTGCGTTCGGCCACCGTGCACCACCCGGTCACCGGCGAGGAGGTCTGGTTCAACCACCTGGCCTTCTGGAACGAGTGGTCGCTCGACCCGGACATCCGGGAGGCCATGGTCGACGAGTTCGGCCCGGACGGCCTGCCGTTCAACACCGGCTTCGGCGACGGCGAGCCGCTGTCCCGGGAGGACGTGGACGCCCTCAACGCGGCCTACGACGCCGCCACCGTCCGCGAGACCTGGCAGGCGGGCGACGTGATGCTCGTCGACAACCTGCTGTGCGCGCACGGCCGCGACCCGTTCCGCGGCGACCGCAGGATCGCCGTCGCGATGGGCCGCCCCGTGGACCTCCTGGACTGCCGGCCCACGGTGCACCCCACCGCCGCAGTCCCCGCCTGA
- a CDS encoding MbtH family protein: protein MSNPFEDDNAAYLVLVNDENQHSLWPVWIDVPAGWTTVHGEAPRQECLDWIEANWTDIRPASLLAALDPR from the coding sequence ATGAGCAACCCGTTCGAGGACGACAACGCCGCCTATCTGGTCCTGGTCAACGACGAGAACCAGCACTCGCTCTGGCCGGTCTGGATCGACGTGCCGGCCGGCTGGACCACCGTCCACGGCGAGGCCCCCCGCCAGGAGTGCCTCGACTGGATCGAGGCCAACTGGACCGACATCCGCCCGGCGAGCCTGCTCGCCGCCCTCGACCCGCGGTGA